The Streptomyces sp. DH-12 genome has a window encoding:
- a CDS encoding proline-rich domain-containing protein encodes MSFGDPNNPYGAPQGQPPGYGYPQQPGQPGYGYPSAPPVQPYGHPGGPVSMPGSVKAARVMLFVLGGLQALGGLLMVVVSGWFAEQLEDILADDPSFTAEDVDNVSSVGAGVMIVFGVIVLAFAAWAILTAAKFGTGRGGTRVSAIIYASVVTLFSVISLLSANVFALVSLVLGILIIVFCANRNGSYWFTRPPQY; translated from the coding sequence ATGAGTTTCGGCGACCCGAACAACCCCTACGGGGCTCCGCAGGGCCAGCCGCCCGGCTACGGCTACCCCCAGCAGCCCGGCCAGCCCGGTTACGGGTACCCCTCCGCCCCGCCGGTCCAGCCCTACGGTCACCCCGGCGGGCCGGTGTCCATGCCCGGCAGCGTCAAGGCCGCGCGCGTGATGCTCTTCGTGCTCGGCGGCCTCCAGGCGCTCGGCGGCCTCCTCATGGTGGTCGTGAGCGGCTGGTTCGCCGAACAGCTGGAAGACATCCTGGCCGACGACCCGTCCTTCACCGCGGAGGACGTGGACAACGTGTCGAGCGTCGGCGCGGGCGTCATGATCGTGTTCGGGGTGATCGTGCTGGCGTTCGCCGCCTGGGCGATCCTCACGGCCGCCAAGTTCGGGACGGGCCGTGGCGGGACACGCGTCTCCGCGATCATCTACGCCTCGGTCGTCACCCTGTTCAGCGTGATCAGTCTGCTGAGCGCCAATGTGTTCGCGCTGGTCAGCCTGGTGCTCGGCATCCTGATCATCGTGTTCTGCGCCAACAGGAACGGCAGCTACTGGTTCACCCGGCCGCCGCAGTACTGA
- a CDS encoding FHA domain-containing protein yields MYSIIVVPPATAPEDSGRRDQYRLAPGERLSFGRAPQGDGLRIAHDGVSRRAGEITAQGAFWLLSNLSREQTYVVENPEGAGEHIKVGPGRLDAPVPFEFSRIVLPACGDLLPLEVWAPCHEHVRHDAGDDGAATAPAFSLDRSKRYFAVLAALCEPRLRGEPHAPLPTVEQAVERLRPLWPAASRASVQWNIDYLAVKLRLKPGPETAEPGPRLNGKKESLVSLALRFDLVREDDLSVLAAPLRQGGR; encoded by the coding sequence GTGTACAGCATCATCGTCGTACCTCCGGCGACCGCGCCGGAGGACTCCGGCCGCCGTGACCAGTACCGTCTGGCTCCCGGCGAGCGCCTCTCCTTCGGCCGCGCCCCGCAGGGCGACGGCCTGCGCATCGCCCACGACGGCGTGTCCCGCAGAGCGGGGGAGATCACCGCGCAGGGCGCCTTCTGGCTGCTGAGCAACCTCAGCCGGGAGCAGACGTACGTCGTGGAGAACCCGGAGGGAGCGGGCGAGCACATCAAGGTCGGGCCGGGCCGGCTGGACGCCCCGGTGCCGTTCGAGTTCTCCCGGATCGTGCTGCCGGCCTGCGGCGACCTGCTGCCGCTGGAAGTGTGGGCCCCGTGCCACGAACACGTCCGCCACGACGCCGGTGACGACGGCGCCGCCACCGCGCCCGCCTTCTCCCTGGACCGCTCCAAGCGCTACTTCGCCGTGCTGGCCGCGCTGTGCGAGCCCCGGCTGCGCGGCGAGCCGCACGCCCCGCTGCCCACGGTCGAGCAGGCGGTGGAGCGGCTGCGCCCGCTGTGGCCGGCCGCGTCCCGCGCCTCGGTGCAGTGGAACATCGACTACCTGGCGGTGAAGCTGCGCCTCAAACCCGGTCCGGAGACCGCGGAGCCGGGGCCGCGGCTGAACGGCAAGAAGGAGTCGCTGGTCTCCCTGGCGCTCCGTTTCGACCTGGTCCGCGAGGACGACCTGTCGGTCCTGGCGGCCCCGCTCCGCCAGGGGGGCCGGTGA
- a CDS encoding protein kinase, with protein MTGTYAVPVPKGYRVGAWEVREPLATGAFGSVYAGRRAEGGEDGPRTAALKFLPTGTRTPRQLHHLRELAEREVDVLRRLKQPRLIRMYETLTVDDPGRPELDGATVLVLERAEGSLSALLAASPRPGAGPGLLAQTCEGLAQLHRAGWVHGDLKPANVLLMADGSVRLADFNMAAELEGTHAYTSAFATPDYTPPELLWSEIGERGRRIRASADVWAFGVLAHLVLTGAFPLPGATPAARRTAAAAYASGTDELRLSPELPDAWRDIVRACLARTHEERIGVADLLRRVREAAGTGRPFPLPRLLPARRRSRRAVAVSAALATVTVTVLGYGVDRWAASGGEPGARTDAATYGADVLRTDRGVPAAYRLLIVETAHDCPSEDVSAPLIAAMLKVESDFDPDLADPVTDEYGIARWTPKVLRWWMNEDGTPAENVPEPPFPPAESVPAMGRYLCWIAPRLDEELREDRRVLIAAAYRTSWRRVNDAGGVPAKYRAYADRVAHYLEEYTPPGGR; from the coding sequence GTGACCGGGACGTACGCCGTGCCGGTGCCCAAGGGGTACCGGGTGGGCGCGTGGGAGGTGCGCGAGCCGCTCGCGACGGGCGCGTTCGGCAGCGTGTACGCCGGCCGCCGCGCCGAGGGCGGCGAGGACGGGCCGCGCACGGCCGCGCTGAAGTTCCTGCCCACCGGCACCCGCACCCCGCGCCAGCTGCACCACCTGCGCGAACTGGCCGAGCGGGAGGTGGACGTGCTGCGCCGGCTGAAGCAGCCGCGCCTGATCCGCATGTACGAGACGCTCACCGTCGACGATCCCGGCCGCCCGGAGCTGGACGGCGCCACCGTGCTGGTGCTGGAGAGGGCGGAGGGCTCCCTGTCGGCGCTGCTGGCCGCCTCGCCCCGGCCCGGCGCCGGCCCCGGCCTGCTCGCCCAGACCTGCGAGGGGCTGGCCCAGCTGCACCGGGCGGGCTGGGTGCACGGTGACCTGAAACCGGCCAACGTGCTGCTGATGGCGGACGGTTCGGTCCGCCTCGCCGACTTCAACATGGCCGCGGAGCTGGAGGGCACCCACGCCTACACGTCCGCGTTCGCCACGCCCGACTACACCCCGCCCGAGCTGCTGTGGTCCGAGATCGGCGAGCGGGGCCGCCGGATCCGCGCGTCCGCCGACGTGTGGGCGTTCGGGGTGCTCGCCCACCTGGTCCTCACCGGCGCCTTCCCGCTGCCCGGCGCCACGCCCGCGGCCCGCCGCACGGCCGCCGCCGCGTACGCCTCCGGCACGGACGAGCTGCGGCTCTCCCCCGAGCTGCCGGACGCCTGGCGGGACATCGTCCGCGCCTGTCTGGCCCGCACCCACGAGGAGCGGATCGGCGTGGCGGACCTGCTGCGGCGGGTGCGGGAGGCGGCCGGCACGGGGCGCCCGTTCCCGCTGCCCCGGCTGCTGCCCGCCCGGCGCCGCTCCCGGCGGGCGGTCGCCGTCTCCGCGGCCCTCGCCACCGTCACGGTGACCGTCCTCGGGTACGGCGTCGACCGGTGGGCCGCGTCCGGCGGCGAGCCGGGCGCGCGCACGGACGCCGCCACGTACGGCGCCGACGTGCTGCGCACCGACCGGGGCGTGCCCGCCGCCTACCGGCTGCTGATCGTGGAGACGGCGCACGACTGCCCGAGCGAGGACGTCTCCGCGCCGCTGATCGCGGCGATGCTGAAGGTGGAGAGCGACTTCGACCCCGACCTGGCCGACCCGGTCACCGACGAGTACGGCATCGCGCGCTGGACCCCGAAGGTGCTGCGGTGGTGGATGAACGAGGACGGCACGCCCGCCGAGAACGTGCCCGAACCGCCGTTCCCGCCCGCCGAGTCGGTGCCCGCGATGGGCCGCTACCTGTGCTGGATCGCGCCGCGGCTGGACGAGGAGCTGCGGGAGGACCGGCGGGTGCTGATCGCCGCCGCCTACCGCACGTCGTGGCGCCGGGTGAACGACGCGGGGGGCGTCCCCGCCAAGTACCGCGCCTACGCCGACCGCGTCGCCCATTACCTCGAGGAGTACACCCCGCCGGGCGGGAGGTGA
- the purH gene encoding bifunctional phosphoribosylaminoimidazolecarboxamide formyltransferase/IMP cyclohydrolase has protein sequence MTAESNKRAIRRALVSVYDKTGLEDLARGLHEAGVELVSTGSTAAKIAAAGVPVTKVEELTGFPECLDGRVKTLHPKVHAGILADLRLADHEKQLEDLGVEPFDLVVVNLYPFRETVASGATPDECVEQIDIGGPSMVRAAAKNHPSVAVVTSPARYGDVLAAVRGGGFDLATRKRLAAEAFQHTAAYDVAVASWFASAYAPVDDSPFPDFLGATWERKDTLRYGENPHQPAALYVSGTGGLAEAEQLHGKEMSYNNYTDTDAALRAAYDHDAPAVAIIKHANPCGIAVGADVAEAHRKAHACDPLSAFGGVIAVNRPVSKEMAEQVAEIFTEVIVAPDYEDGALEALTKKKNIRVLRAPQAPSAPVEVKPIDGGALLQVTDRLQAEGDDPATWTLATGEALSEAELADLAFAWKACRAVKSNAILLAKDGASVGVGMGQVNRVDSAKLAVERAGAERARGSFAASDAFFPFPDGLEILTEAGVKAVVQPGGSVRDELVVEAAEKAGVTMYFTGTRHFFH, from the coding sequence GTGACCGCCGAGAGCAACAAGCGGGCCATTCGACGGGCGCTCGTCAGCGTCTACGACAAGACCGGCCTCGAGGATCTCGCGCGCGGCCTGCACGAGGCCGGGGTGGAGCTGGTCTCCACCGGGTCCACCGCCGCGAAGATCGCCGCCGCGGGCGTCCCCGTGACCAAGGTCGAGGAGCTGACCGGCTTCCCCGAGTGCCTGGACGGCCGGGTCAAGACCCTGCACCCGAAGGTGCACGCCGGCATCCTCGCCGACCTGCGTCTCGCCGACCACGAGAAGCAGCTCGAGGACCTCGGTGTGGAGCCGTTCGACCTGGTGGTCGTGAACCTCTACCCGTTCCGCGAGACCGTCGCCTCCGGGGCCACGCCCGACGAGTGCGTGGAGCAGATCGACATCGGCGGCCCCTCGATGGTCCGCGCCGCCGCCAAGAACCACCCGTCGGTCGCCGTCGTCACCAGCCCCGCCCGCTACGGCGACGTGCTCGCCGCGGTCCGGGGCGGCGGTTTCGACCTCGCCACCCGCAAGCGGCTCGCCGCCGAGGCCTTCCAGCACACAGCCGCGTACGACGTCGCCGTCGCGAGCTGGTTCGCCTCCGCGTACGCGCCCGTCGACGACTCCCCGTTCCCCGACTTCCTCGGCGCCACCTGGGAGCGCAAGGACACCCTCCGCTACGGCGAGAACCCGCACCAGCCGGCCGCCCTCTACGTGTCGGGGACGGGCGGTCTCGCCGAGGCCGAGCAGCTGCACGGCAAGGAGATGTCGTACAACAACTACACGGACACGGACGCCGCGCTCCGTGCCGCGTACGACCACGACGCCCCGGCCGTCGCGATCATCAAGCACGCCAACCCGTGCGGCATCGCGGTCGGCGCGGACGTCGCCGAGGCGCACCGCAAGGCGCACGCCTGCGACCCGCTGTCCGCGTTCGGCGGTGTGATCGCGGTCAACCGGCCGGTGTCGAAGGAGATGGCCGAGCAGGTCGCGGAAATCTTCACCGAGGTCATCGTCGCGCCGGACTACGAGGACGGCGCGCTCGAGGCCCTCACCAAGAAGAAGAACATCCGCGTGCTGCGCGCCCCGCAGGCGCCGTCCGCCCCGGTCGAGGTCAAGCCGATCGACGGCGGCGCGCTGCTCCAGGTCACCGACCGGCTCCAGGCCGAGGGCGACGACCCGGCCACCTGGACGCTGGCCACCGGCGAGGCCCTGTCCGAGGCCGAGCTGGCCGACCTGGCCTTCGCCTGGAAGGCCTGCCGCGCGGTGAAGTCCAACGCGATCCTGCTCGCCAAGGACGGCGCCTCCGTCGGCGTCGGCATGGGCCAGGTCAACCGCGTCGACTCCGCGAAGCTGGCGGTCGAGCGGGCCGGCGCCGAACGCGCCCGTGGCTCCTTCGCCGCCTCCGACGCGTTCTTCCCGTTCCCCGACGGTCTGGAGATCCTCACCGAGGCCGGCGTGAAGGCCGTCGTCCAGCCCGGCGGCTCGGTCCGCGACGAACTGGTCGTGGAGGCCGCCGAGAAGGCGGGCGTGACGATGTACTTCACGGGGACGCGGCACTTCTTCCACTGA
- the purN gene encoding phosphoribosylglycinamide formyltransferase, with protein sequence MYKALCRRPHRRSPRKGPTVAEHARRLVVLVSGSGTNLQALLDEIAAVGAEAYGAEVVAVGADREGIEGLARARRAGLPTFVCKVKDHATREEWDAALAEAVAAYEPDLVVSAGFMKIVGKEFLARFGGRFVNTHPALLPSFPGAHGVRDALAYGAKVTGCTVHFVDDGVDTGPIIAQGVVEVRDEDDESALHERIKEVERKLLVEVVGRLARNGYRIEGRKVVIQ encoded by the coding sequence ATGTACAAAGCGCTGTGCCGCCGACCGCACAGACGCTCCCCGAGAAAGGGCCCCACCGTGGCCGAGCACGCCAGGCGTCTCGTCGTGCTGGTCTCCGGATCCGGCACCAACCTGCAGGCGCTCCTCGACGAGATCGCCGCCGTCGGAGCCGAGGCCTACGGGGCCGAGGTCGTCGCCGTCGGCGCGGACCGCGAGGGCATCGAAGGGCTGGCCCGGGCCCGGCGCGCCGGGCTGCCGACCTTCGTGTGCAAGGTCAAGGACCACGCGACCCGTGAGGAGTGGGACGCGGCGCTCGCCGAGGCCGTCGCCGCGTACGAGCCCGACCTCGTGGTGTCCGCCGGGTTCATGAAGATCGTGGGGAAGGAGTTCCTCGCGCGCTTCGGCGGGCGGTTCGTCAACACCCACCCCGCCCTGCTGCCCAGTTTCCCGGGAGCCCACGGCGTACGGGACGCGCTCGCGTACGGCGCCAAGGTCACCGGCTGCACCGTCCACTTCGTCGACGACGGCGTCGACACCGGTCCGATCATCGCGCAGGGCGTGGTGGAGGTCCGGGACGAGGACGACGAGAGCGCTCTGCACGAGCGCATCAAGGAAGTCGAGCGAAAGCTGCTCGTCGAGGTCGTGGGGCGCCTCGCCCGCAACGGCTATCGCATCGAGGGACGAAAGGTAGTTATCCAGTGA
- a CDS encoding DUF6350 family protein, whose product MAGVIQTTVRRSTPASLLLRRRRRSPGLASGLVGGALAAGLGLAAFTVLVMLLWVSSPYPDSGPGGALHVAAALWLLAHGAELVRVDTLSGAPAPMGVPPLLLLAVPLWLLHRAARDTAEGGARDDAPLVPGRTAWAGVVLGYLAVGAPAALYAAGGVLRPAWAPTAVCVPLVAVVAAGAGVWTAYGRPSGPLERLLGAVLPRGARHLVLGPDGRPGVAARAAAAGATVLVAGGAVLLTVSLVWHGGETRGAFGRLAEGWSGWVAAALLCVTLLPNAAVWAAAYALGPGFLLGAGAPVTPFGSRDAPLLPPFPLLAAVPDPGAGTALHGAVVAVPLAAGAVVGWFVGRGSVTGGGRLGARTAGRTAGAAVLAAALCGMLLALLAGLAGGPLGTAALARFGPVWWQVGAATAVWLGLTAAPTALTVRAWRRRRSYGRDGGDGRPGRAAAPRRRPVVPRPAGRTRRPRRR is encoded by the coding sequence ATGGCGGGCGTGATCCAGACGACCGTACGCCGATCGACGCCGGCCTCCCTGCTCCTCAGGCGGCGCCGCCGCTCGCCCGGACTGGCCTCCGGCCTTGTCGGTGGCGCCCTCGCGGCCGGGCTGGGCCTCGCGGCGTTCACCGTGCTCGTGATGCTGCTGTGGGTCAGCTCGCCGTACCCGGACAGCGGACCCGGTGGAGCCCTGCACGTCGCGGCGGCGCTCTGGCTGCTGGCGCACGGCGCCGAACTGGTCCGTGTGGACACCCTCTCCGGCGCCCCCGCCCCGATGGGCGTGCCCCCGCTGCTGCTCCTCGCGGTGCCGCTGTGGCTGCTGCACCGGGCGGCGCGGGACACCGCCGAGGGAGGCGCCCGCGACGACGCCCCGCTGGTGCCCGGCCGTACCGCGTGGGCGGGCGTCGTCCTCGGCTACCTCGCCGTCGGCGCCCCCGCCGCCCTCTACGCCGCCGGCGGTGTGCTGCGGCCCGCGTGGGCGCCGACGGCGGTGTGCGTGCCGCTGGTCGCGGTGGTGGCTGCCGGGGCGGGGGTGTGGACCGCGTACGGACGGCCCAGCGGACCGCTGGAGCGGCTGCTGGGTGCGGTACTGCCCCGGGGCGCGCGCCACCTGGTGCTGGGCCCGGACGGCCGCCCCGGTGTGGCGGCGCGCGCGGCGGCAGCGGGGGCGACGGTGCTGGTCGCGGGCGGGGCGGTGCTGCTGACGGTGTCGCTGGTGTGGCACGGCGGCGAGACCCGCGGGGCGTTCGGGCGGCTGGCCGAGGGCTGGTCGGGGTGGGTGGCGGCGGCGCTCCTCTGCGTCACGCTGCTGCCGAACGCGGCGGTGTGGGCGGCGGCCTACGCCCTCGGCCCCGGCTTCCTGCTCGGCGCCGGGGCCCCGGTGACGCCGTTCGGTTCGCGGGACGCGCCGCTTCTGCCGCCGTTCCCGCTGCTGGCGGCGGTGCCGGACCCGGGCGCGGGCACGGCGCTGCACGGGGCGGTCGTGGCGGTGCCGCTGGCGGCGGGGGCGGTGGTCGGCTGGTTCGTCGGCCGGGGGTCCGTGACGGGCGGGGGGCGGCTCGGCGCCCGGACGGCGGGCCGGACCGCGGGTGCGGCGGTTCTCGCGGCGGCGCTGTGCGGGATGCTGCTGGCGCTGCTCGCCGGGCTGGCGGGCGGTCCGCTGGGCACGGCCGCGCTGGCCCGGTTCGGCCCGGTGTGGTGGCAGGTGGGCGCGGCGACGGCGGTGTGGCTCGGGCTGACGGCGGCCCCGACGGCCCTGACCGTACGGGCCTGGCGCCGCCGGCGGTCGTACGGGCGGGACGGGGGCGACGGGCGTCCGGGCCGTGCGGCCGCGCCCCGCCGCCGTCCGGTCGTTCCGCGTCCGGCCGGGAGGACGCGGCGCCCCCGCCGCCGCTGA
- the sucD gene encoding succinate--CoA ligase subunit alpha — MAIWLNKDSKVIVQGMTGATGMKHTKLMLGDGTNVVGGVNPRKAGQTVDFDGTEVPVFGTVKEAIEKTGANVSVIFVPEKFTKDAVVEAIDAEIPLAVVITEGIAVHDTAAFWAHAGKKGNKTRIIGPNCPGIITPGQSNVGIIPGDITKPGRIGLVSKSGTLTYQMMYELRDIGFSTAVGIGGDPIIGTTHIDALAAFEADPGTDLIVMIGEIGGDAEERAAAFIKDNVTKPVVGYVAGFTAPEGKTMGHAGAIVSGSSGTAQAKKEALEAAGVKVGKTPTETAKLARAILAG, encoded by the coding sequence ATGGCTATCTGGCTCAACAAGGACAGCAAGGTCATCGTCCAGGGCATGACCGGCGCCACGGGCATGAAGCACACCAAGCTCATGCTCGGTGACGGCACGAACGTCGTGGGCGGCGTGAACCCGCGCAAGGCGGGTCAGACCGTGGACTTCGACGGCACCGAGGTACCCGTCTTCGGGACCGTCAAGGAGGCCATCGAGAAGACCGGCGCCAACGTCTCCGTCATCTTCGTGCCGGAGAAGTTCACCAAGGACGCGGTCGTCGAGGCCATCGACGCCGAGATCCCGCTGGCCGTCGTGATCACCGAGGGCATCGCCGTGCACGACACGGCCGCCTTCTGGGCGCACGCCGGCAAGAAGGGCAACAAGACCCGGATCATCGGCCCGAACTGCCCCGGCATCATCACCCCGGGCCAGTCGAACGTCGGCATCATCCCGGGCGACATCACCAAGCCGGGCCGCATCGGCCTGGTCTCGAAGTCCGGCACGCTGACGTACCAGATGATGTACGAGCTGCGTGACATCGGCTTCTCGACCGCCGTCGGCATCGGTGGCGACCCGATCATCGGCACCACGCACATCGACGCGCTCGCCGCGTTCGAGGCCGACCCCGGGACCGACCTCATCGTGATGATCGGTGAGATCGGCGGCGACGCCGAGGAGCGTGCCGCGGCGTTCATCAAGGACAACGTGACCAAGCCGGTCGTCGGCTACGTCGCGGGCTTCACCGCGCCGGAGGGCAAGACCATGGGTCACGCCGGCGCCATCGTCTCCGGTTCCTCCGGCACCGCGCAGGCGAAGAAGGAGGCCCTCGAGGCCGCCGGCGTCAAGGTCGGCAAGACGCCGACCGAGACCGCCAAGCTGGCGCGCGCGATCCTCGCCGGCTGA
- the sucC gene encoding ADP-forming succinate--CoA ligase subunit beta, whose protein sequence is MDLFEYQARDLFAKHDVPVLAGEVIDTPEAARAATERLGGKSVVKAQVKVGGRGKAGGVKLAATPDEAVARATDILGMDIKGHTVHKVMIAETAPEILEEYYVSFLLDRANRTFLSIASVEGGMEIEEVAATRPEAVAKTAIDAIDGVDEAKAREIVEAAKFPAEVADKVANVLIKLWDTFIKSDALLVEVNPLAKVASGDVIALDGKVSLDDNAEFRHPEYEELQDKAAANPLEAAAKEKNLNYVKLDGEVGIIGNGAGLVMSTLDVVAYAGEKHGNVKPANFLDIGGGASAQVMANGLEIILGDPDVKSVFVNVFGGITACDEVANGIVQALKLLEDRGEKVEKPLVVRLDGNNAELGRQILTDANHPLVQRVDTMDGAADKAAELAHAAK, encoded by the coding sequence GTGGACCTGTTCGAGTACCAGGCGAGGGACCTCTTCGCCAAGCACGATGTACCGGTGCTGGCCGGTGAAGTCATCGACACGCCTGAGGCGGCCCGCGCAGCCACGGAGCGTCTCGGTGGCAAGTCCGTCGTCAAGGCCCAGGTGAAGGTCGGCGGCCGTGGCAAGGCCGGCGGCGTGAAGCTCGCCGCGACCCCGGACGAGGCCGTCGCCCGCGCGACGGACATCCTCGGCATGGACATCAAGGGCCACACGGTCCACAAGGTGATGATCGCCGAGACGGCCCCGGAGATCCTGGAGGAGTACTACGTCTCCTTCCTCCTCGACCGTGCCAACCGCACCTTCCTCTCCATCGCGTCCGTCGAGGGCGGCATGGAGATCGAGGAGGTGGCGGCCACCCGTCCGGAGGCCGTCGCCAAGACCGCGATCGACGCCATCGACGGTGTGGACGAGGCCAAGGCCCGCGAGATCGTCGAGGCCGCCAAGTTCCCGGCCGAGGTCGCGGACAAGGTCGCGAACGTCCTGATCAAGCTGTGGGACACCTTCATCAAGTCGGACGCCCTCCTCGTCGAGGTCAACCCGCTGGCGAAGGTCGCCTCCGGTGACGTCATCGCCCTGGACGGCAAGGTGTCGCTCGACGACAACGCCGAGTTCCGTCACCCCGAGTACGAGGAGCTCCAGGACAAGGCCGCGGCGAACCCGCTCGAGGCCGCCGCCAAGGAGAAGAACCTCAACTACGTCAAGCTCGACGGCGAGGTCGGCATCATCGGCAACGGCGCGGGTCTCGTCATGAGCACCCTGGACGTCGTCGCGTACGCCGGTGAGAAGCACGGCAACGTCAAGCCGGCCAACTTCCTGGACATCGGCGGTGGCGCCTCCGCCCAGGTCATGGCCAACGGCCTCGAGATCATCCTCGGCGACCCGGACGTCAAGTCCGTCTTCGTCAACGTCTTCGGCGGCATCACCGCCTGCGACGAGGTCGCCAACGGCATCGTCCAGGCCCTGAAGCTGCTGGAGGACCGCGGCGAGAAGGTCGAGAAGCCGCTCGTCGTCCGCCTCGACGGCAACAACGCCGAGCTCGGCCGGCAGATCCTCACCGACGCGAACCACCCGCTGGTGCAGCGCGTCGACACCATGGACGGCGCGGCCGACAAGGCCGCCGAGCTGGCCCACGCCGCCAAGTAA
- a CDS encoding VWA domain-containing protein: MTEDAAGERLRRWRLVLGGDTADGTGHALSGRDAAIDDALTALYGKDDTPRTGRDRAGGLGASAPSVARWLGDIRTYFPTSVVQVVQRDAIDRLGLGTLLLEPEMLEAVEADVHLVGTLLSLAKAMPETTRETAREVVRKVVEDLERRLATRTRATLTGALDRGARVRRPRHHDIDWNRTVAANLRHYLPDHGTVVPERLVGYGRASRSVKKEVVLCVDQSGSMASSVVYASVFGAVLASMRAVATRLVVFDTEVADLTERLDDPVDVLFATRLGGGTDINRALAYCQSRITRPADTVVVLISDLYEGGIRDEMLKRVAAVKASGAQFVTLLALSDEGAPAYDREHAAALAALGAPAFACTPDLFPEVMAAAIEKRPLPIPDAGAGPDSPH; encoded by the coding sequence ATGACGGAGGACGCGGCGGGGGAGCGGCTGCGCCGGTGGCGGCTCGTGCTCGGCGGGGACACGGCCGACGGCACCGGACACGCGCTGTCCGGACGGGACGCCGCGATCGACGACGCGCTCACCGCCCTCTACGGCAAGGACGACACCCCCAGGACGGGGCGCGACCGGGCGGGAGGACTCGGGGCGTCGGCGCCCTCGGTGGCGCGCTGGCTCGGGGACATCCGCACGTACTTCCCCACCTCCGTCGTCCAGGTCGTGCAGCGCGACGCCATCGACCGGCTCGGCCTGGGCACGCTGCTGCTGGAGCCGGAGATGCTGGAGGCGGTCGAGGCCGACGTGCACCTCGTCGGCACGCTGCTCTCCCTCGCCAAGGCGATGCCGGAGACGACGCGGGAGACGGCACGGGAGGTCGTGCGCAAGGTCGTCGAGGACCTGGAGCGGCGGCTCGCCACCCGCACCCGGGCCACCCTCACCGGCGCCCTCGACCGCGGCGCCCGCGTCCGCCGGCCCCGCCACCACGACATCGACTGGAACCGCACCGTCGCGGCCAACCTCCGGCACTACCTCCCCGACCACGGCACGGTCGTGCCCGAGCGGCTCGTCGGCTACGGGCGCGCCTCGCGGTCGGTGAAGAAGGAGGTCGTGCTCTGCGTGGACCAGTCCGGGTCGATGGCGTCGTCGGTCGTGTACGCCTCGGTGTTCGGGGCGGTCCTCGCGTCCATGCGGGCGGTCGCCACCCGGCTCGTCGTCTTCGACACCGAGGTGGCCGACCTGACCGAGCGTCTCGACGACCCGGTCGACGTGCTCTTCGCCACCCGGCTCGGCGGCGGCACGGACATCAACCGGGCGCTCGCCTACTGTCAGTCGCGCATCACCCGCCCCGCCGACACGGTCGTCGTGCTGATCAGCGACCTCTACGAAGGGGGGATACGCGACGAGATGCTCAAGCGGGTGGCGGCCGTCAAGGCGTCGGGCGCGCAGTTCGTGACACTGCTCGCCCTGTCCGACGAAGGGGCGCCCGCCTACGACAGGGAGCACGCGGCGGCCCTCGCGGCGCTGGGGGCGCCGGCGTTTGCCTGCACCCCCGATCTGTTCCCGGAGGTGATGGCGGCGGCGATCGAGAAGCGCCCGCTGCCGATACCGGACGCGGGGGCCGGGCCGGACTCCCCGCACTGA